A DNA window from Lujinxingia litoralis contains the following coding sequences:
- the rnz gene encoding ribonuclease Z, producing the protein MSIQIVFLGTGSGKPMPQRNVSSVALFREGELFLFDCGEATQLQLTRSGLRPGAIRAIFLSHFHGDHVNGLPGLIGSLTLNQREEALDIYGPRGLRRWFKTLHELHILRPGFRVRLHEVAGPGKVFEGDGFHVATQALNHRVETWGYTLIEDQRPGRFDLEQARELGIPSGPLFGRLQRGETITLSDGRQITPSQVLGPARPGLKIAYCCDTIPCEGALELARDADLVIHEATYVAGEERSAHQRGHSTSADAARCAREAGAQRLILTHISQKHLDLHEVLRGARSIFPNTEIARDLAEFSVERKDQ; encoded by the coding sequence ATGTCCATTCAGATCGTTTTCCTTGGGACGGGCAGCGGCAAGCCTATGCCGCAGCGAAATGTCTCCTCGGTCGCCCTCTTTCGAGAGGGCGAACTCTTTTTATTCGACTGCGGAGAAGCCACGCAGCTGCAGCTAACCCGATCGGGACTGCGGCCCGGGGCGATTCGAGCGATCTTCTTGAGCCACTTCCACGGCGACCATGTCAACGGCCTGCCCGGGCTCATCGGTTCGCTCACGCTCAATCAACGCGAAGAGGCGCTCGACATTTACGGACCGCGAGGGCTGCGACGCTGGTTCAAAACGCTGCACGAGCTCCATATCCTCCGCCCGGGATTCCGCGTACGCCTGCACGAGGTCGCCGGCCCGGGTAAGGTCTTTGAAGGCGACGGATTTCATGTCGCCACTCAAGCGCTGAACCACCGCGTGGAGACCTGGGGCTATACCCTGATTGAAGATCAACGCCCCGGTCGTTTTGACCTCGAACAGGCCCGTGAACTCGGCATCCCCTCCGGCCCACTCTTTGGTCGACTTCAGCGAGGGGAAACCATCACCCTGAGCGACGGTCGCCAGATCACCCCCTCACAGGTCCTGGGACCGGCACGCCCCGGGTTAAAGATCGCCTACTGCTGCGACACCATCCCCTGTGAAGGGGCGCTTGAACTGGCCCGCGATGCCGATCTGGTCATTCATGAAGCCACCTACGTTGCCGGCGAGGAACGTAGTGCCCATCAAAGAGGCCACTCCACCTCCGCAGACGCTGCGCGCTGCGCGCGCGAAGCAGGGGCTCAGCGGCTGATTTTGACGCATATCTCTCAAAAGCACCTCGACCTCCACGAAGTACTCCGAGGAGCTCGTTCGATCTTCCCCAACACCGAGATCGCCAGAGACCTGGCCGAATTCAGCGTTGAGCGAAAGGATCAGTAA
- a CDS encoding PP2C family protein-serine/threonine phosphatase, which translates to MCSHPDPLLAKLPSEPDAPTAELRLNAEEHPYLLWSGPSDWHANVCEAFAPAAHPLPSSSPYSLRLLLPNPRLRPFDTWAWRNLPVAKAVDALLNLASTIGRLHQRGWTLQSLHTCELLLDPEHGNIHLAAAPRLIPMPRHPGNEAVWRDIRIFAELAYENFLGHEYPGGHHLVTLLQDRNALREVGLTHPALPQLLAGCVTPYGDLAYHHADELLEGLQHLRAELTTALHLEVASRSTQGNYLFRQNNQDSCGHLLIDTVCDARTQRLGFFCVADGIGGIQDGAAASTEAVRASCAAFLRAWEHYPAHTLLNAPNSVARAIARITSQRLALYGEFSPNHNRGGTTFTGLLIAGQRAGLCHVGDSRAWLLRENTLFQLSEDHTLANIFKKLDHTPSPTERDASNRTIARFLSTGTELDAGRIDAFHPDLPDLLNQPDLHTSGLLIRSGDLLILTTDGAHGELSYELLQSLACTHRDAPQELCDAIVNNALNRVGKDNITALAIRVR; encoded by the coding sequence ATGTGCTCCCATCCCGACCCTCTCCTGGCCAAGCTGCCCTCGGAGCCCGACGCCCCCACCGCCGAGCTCCGACTCAACGCCGAGGAGCACCCCTACCTCCTCTGGTCTGGCCCCTCCGACTGGCACGCGAACGTCTGCGAAGCCTTCGCACCGGCCGCACACCCTCTTCCCTCCTCGTCCCCATACTCCCTACGCCTTCTCCTGCCGAACCCCCGACTTCGTCCCTTCGACACCTGGGCCTGGCGCAACCTCCCGGTTGCCAAAGCCGTCGACGCCCTGCTGAACCTCGCCAGCACCATTGGGCGGCTCCACCAACGGGGGTGGACCCTCCAAAGCCTGCACACCTGCGAACTCCTCCTCGACCCGGAACACGGCAACATCCACCTGGCCGCCGCCCCGCGCCTGATTCCCATGCCTCGCCATCCAGGCAACGAAGCTGTCTGGAGAGACATCCGCATCTTTGCAGAACTCGCCTACGAAAACTTCCTGGGACACGAATACCCCGGCGGTCACCACCTGGTCACTCTGCTCCAGGACCGCAACGCCCTGCGCGAAGTTGGCCTCACACACCCCGCGCTTCCCCAACTTCTTGCCGGCTGCGTCACCCCCTACGGAGATCTGGCCTACCACCACGCCGACGAACTCCTCGAAGGCCTCCAACACCTGCGCGCCGAACTCACCACCGCCCTGCACCTGGAAGTCGCCTCTCGCTCCACCCAGGGCAACTACCTCTTTCGCCAGAACAACCAGGACAGCTGCGGACATCTCCTCATCGACACCGTCTGCGACGCCCGCACTCAACGCCTGGGCTTCTTCTGCGTCGCCGATGGCATTGGAGGCATCCAGGATGGCGCCGCGGCCAGCACCGAAGCCGTCCGCGCCTCTTGCGCCGCGTTCCTGCGCGCCTGGGAACACTACCCCGCCCACACCCTCCTTAACGCCCCCAACTCCGTGGCACGCGCCATCGCCCGGATCACCAGCCAACGCCTGGCCCTCTATGGCGAATTCTCTCCCAACCACAACCGCGGCGGCACAACCTTCACCGGACTCCTGATCGCCGGACAGCGCGCCGGACTCTGCCATGTGGGCGACTCCCGCGCCTGGTTGCTGCGGGAAAACACCCTTTTCCAACTCTCCGAGGACCACACCCTGGCCAACATCTTTAAAAAGCTCGATCACACCCCCTCCCCCACCGAACGCGACGCCTCCAACCGCACCATTGCCCGCTTCCTGAGTACCGGCACCGAACTCGACGCCGGCCGCATCGACGCCTTCCACCCCGACCTCCCCGACCTCCTGAATCAACCCGATCTGCACACCTCGGGACTGCTCATCCGTTCCGGTGACCTCCTCATTCTGACCACCGACGGAGCCCACGGCGAGCTCTCATACGAACTTTTACAATCCCTGGCCTGTACACATCGCGACGCGCCTCAGGAACTCTGCGACGCCATCGTCAACAACGCCCTGAACCGCGTCGGCAAAGACAACATCACCGCCCTGGCGATCCGAGTCCGCTGA
- the polA gene encoding DNA polymerase I, with protein sequence MPKTPEDTPQLSFADLAQHTNLDGKTLYLVDGSSYIYRAFYAIRNLSNSSGMPTNAIYGFTQMLKKLIEDEDPDLIAVTFDAFDADEHTFRKKLYDDYKANRSAMPDELRIQIPYFRKVVEALNIPIMEQAGVEADDLIATATLQARDIGLGVCIISADKDLMQLLGDGVTMLDTMRGRRYSPDDVMERFAVTPDRVKYVLALAGDTSDNIPGVPGIGEKTGGKLIAEFGDLETLLANIDKVSGKKRKENLTEFADQARLSLELVTLREDCPIIFDTEHLHLSPPNFQALTELFHELEFESVLQDLNRWFKARGWLDDRTIEDLKDSLRDEEITRTDEERKDYSAIYTLEALDALLADIKAAGRVAFDLETTSVDPLQARIVGMSFAYKPNHGVYIPVAHTYEGAPEQLSLKVVLERVAPLLEDPDFPKIGQHYKYEWLVLKRHGVAFRGVTFDTMLMSYVLDPGKNSHGLDTIAFDFLHHRNIKFTDVAGRGKNQLTFDQVPLEKATPYASEDADITLMACDVLLKQLQEEPKLLELHNSLEIPLSRVLGIMELNGVKVDCDILRLLSQEFEVELEKLQDEINVLAGGEVNPNSPTQLREVLFERLELPVKKRTKTGPSTDQSVLEQLSELHPLPRLILEYRSFSKLKGTYVDALPELIHEETGRIHTDFNQAVAATGRLSSSNPNLQNIPIRTDRGREIRRAFIADEGHLLLAADYSQIELRIMAHLSGDPVLLEAYHNGQDIHALTASQIFDVALDTVTSEQRRAGKTINFGVMYGMGPRRLARDLDISMPEAKSYIDNYFERYKGVAAYFEKLVADAVETGYALTMFGRKRLLPTLENKGAGRAFAERAAINTPIQGTAADIIKLAMIDIQKRIEKEHWPARMLLQVHDELIFEIAEDAMAELRPKICSMMEDIVSLNAPLIVESGVGKNWLDAK encoded by the coding sequence ATGCCCAAGACGCCCGAAGATACCCCCCAGTTGAGTTTCGCTGACCTGGCCCAACACACCAACCTGGACGGCAAAACCCTCTACTTGGTCGACGGCTCCTCGTACATTTACCGGGCATTCTACGCGATCCGTAACCTCTCCAACTCCTCCGGGATGCCAACCAACGCCATCTACGGATTCACCCAGATGCTCAAAAAGCTCATCGAAGACGAGGACCCAGACCTCATCGCGGTGACCTTCGACGCCTTTGACGCCGACGAGCACACCTTCCGCAAAAAGCTCTACGACGACTACAAAGCCAACCGCAGCGCAATGCCCGACGAACTGCGCATTCAGATCCCCTACTTCCGAAAAGTCGTCGAAGCACTCAACATCCCCATCATGGAGCAGGCCGGCGTGGAGGCCGATGACCTCATCGCCACGGCCACCCTTCAGGCACGCGACATCGGCCTCGGGGTGTGCATCATCAGCGCCGACAAAGATCTGATGCAGCTCCTGGGCGATGGCGTCACCATGCTCGATACCATGCGCGGACGCCGCTACTCGCCAGATGACGTCATGGAGCGCTTTGCCGTCACCCCCGACCGCGTCAAGTACGTGCTGGCCCTGGCCGGGGATACCTCCGACAACATTCCGGGCGTGCCCGGCATTGGCGAAAAAACCGGGGGCAAACTCATCGCCGAATTCGGCGACCTGGAGACTCTCCTGGCCAATATCGACAAGGTCTCCGGTAAAAAACGCAAAGAAAACCTCACCGAATTCGCCGATCAGGCGCGCCTGAGCCTGGAGCTAGTGACGCTGCGCGAAGACTGCCCCATCATCTTCGACACCGAGCACCTGCACCTCTCCCCACCCAACTTCCAGGCCCTCACCGAACTCTTCCACGAGCTGGAATTTGAGAGCGTCCTCCAAGACCTCAACCGCTGGTTCAAGGCCCGGGGCTGGCTGGACGACCGCACCATCGAAGATCTCAAAGACAGCCTGCGCGACGAAGAAATCACCCGCACCGACGAAGAGCGCAAAGATTACAGCGCCATCTATACCCTCGAAGCACTCGACGCCCTCCTCGCCGACATTAAAGCCGCCGGCCGGGTTGCCTTTGACCTCGAAACCACCAGCGTTGATCCGCTCCAGGCTCGCATCGTCGGGATGTCCTTTGCCTACAAACCCAACCACGGCGTCTATATACCGGTCGCCCACACCTACGAAGGCGCCCCCGAACAACTCAGCCTGAAGGTCGTGCTAGAACGTGTGGCTCCGCTCCTCGAAGACCCCGACTTCCCGAAGATCGGCCAGCACTACAAATACGAATGGCTGGTACTTAAACGCCACGGCGTGGCCTTCCGGGGCGTGACCTTCGACACCATGCTCATGAGCTACGTGCTCGATCCGGGTAAAAACTCCCACGGACTCGACACCATCGCCTTCGACTTCCTGCACCACCGTAACATCAAGTTCACTGATGTCGCCGGGCGCGGGAAAAATCAGCTCACCTTTGACCAGGTCCCCCTCGAAAAGGCCACGCCCTACGCCAGCGAAGACGCCGACATCACTCTGATGGCCTGCGACGTCCTCCTGAAACAGCTCCAGGAAGAGCCTAAGCTGCTTGAACTCCACAACTCGCTCGAGATTCCCCTCTCCCGGGTACTCGGCATCATGGAGCTCAACGGCGTGAAGGTCGACTGCGACATCCTTCGCCTGCTCAGCCAGGAGTTCGAGGTTGAACTCGAGAAACTTCAAGACGAAATCAACGTCCTCGCCGGAGGGGAGGTCAACCCGAACAGCCCGACGCAACTGCGAGAAGTTCTGTTTGAGCGCCTGGAACTCCCGGTTAAAAAACGAACCAAGACCGGCCCCTCCACCGATCAGAGCGTGCTGGAGCAGCTCTCCGAGCTTCACCCGCTACCGCGCCTTATCCTCGAGTACCGCTCCTTTTCTAAACTCAAGGGCACCTATGTGGATGCGCTGCCGGAACTGATCCACGAAGAAACCGGGCGCATTCATACCGACTTTAACCAGGCCGTGGCCGCCACCGGACGTCTGTCTTCTTCAAACCCCAACCTGCAAAACATCCCCATCCGCACCGACCGTGGACGTGAAATCCGACGCGCCTTCATCGCCGACGAGGGGCACCTACTCCTGGCCGCGGACTACTCCCAGATCGAGCTGCGAATCATGGCTCACCTCTCCGGCGATCCCGTCCTTCTCGAGGCCTACCACAACGGTCAGGACATCCACGCCCTGACCGCCTCCCAGATCTTTGACGTCGCACTCGACACGGTCACCTCCGAGCAGCGGCGAGCCGGCAAGACGATCAACTTCGGCGTGATGTACGGCATGGGACCTCGACGACTGGCCCGTGACCTGGACATCTCCATGCCCGAGGCCAAGAGCTACATCGACAACTATTTTGAACGCTACAAAGGGGTGGCTGCCTACTTCGAAAAACTCGTGGCAGACGCCGTGGAGACCGGCTACGCCCTGACGATGTTCGGGCGTAAACGCCTGCTACCCACCCTGGAAAACAAGGGCGCGGGACGCGCCTTTGCCGAACGAGCCGCCATCAACACCCCCATCCAGGGCACCGCCGCCGATATCATCAAGCTGGCCATGATCGACATTCAAAAGCGCATCGAAAAGGAGCACTGGCCGGCGCGCATGCTCCTACAGGTGCACGATGAGCTGATCTTCGAGATTGCTGAAGACGCCATGGCGGAACTCCGCCCGAAAATCTGCTCCATGATGGAAGATATCGTCTCGCTGAACGCTCCCCTGATCGTCGAAAGCGGCGTAGGCAAAAACTGGCTTGATGCCAAATAA
- a CDS encoding HesB/IscA family protein has protein sequence MIGITPLAAEKARKMMLDNNLSPESSNGIRIGVKSGGCSGLNYVLDIVDSPSDNDRVFERNGVKVYCDPRSYLYLNGTEIDFEDSVMGGGFKFNNPNARRSCGCGTSFAV, from the coding sequence ATGATCGGCATTACCCCCCTGGCCGCAGAAAAAGCACGCAAAATGATGTTGGACAACAACCTCTCTCCGGAGTCCTCCAATGGCATCCGCATCGGTGTAAAATCCGGCGGCTGCTCCGGGCTCAACTACGTGCTCGACATCGTCGACAGCCCCTCCGACAACGATCGCGTCTTTGAACGCAACGGCGTCAAGGTCTACTGCGACCCGCGCAGCTACCTCTACCTCAACGGTACCGAGATCGACTTCGAAGACTCGGTGATGGGCGGAGGGTTCAAGTTCAACAACCCCAACGCCCGCCGCTCCTGCGGCTGCGGCACAAGTTTCGCGGTCTGA
- a CDS encoding type II CAAX endopeptidase family protein: MTPEEKRILRWRPIALFIAAFIGLNAFGVLGYLTRLNTYLVLILSQVLVVMGIAILYRRTLARDASGWPSLSPRGLSPLAIVLTVLAAVTLGFFSNALGALIVEVFPGMRELAESYQESVKDLLLTDDLLSQILGAISVALIAPICEEYLFRGTILPELARTRRARNAIILNGLLFGAMHANPMAFVPLSIVGIFLAHLTLSSGGLFLAILAHAALNTANGVVLPRVAEVIEAAPEDADIWSTLKALAILTPIATFFWWTLSRELRRLKNSPPSQSH; this comes from the coding sequence ATGACTCCAGAAGAAAAACGCATCCTTCGCTGGCGCCCCATCGCCCTCTTTATCGCCGCGTTTATTGGCCTCAACGCCTTCGGCGTACTCGGCTACCTGACCCGCCTCAACACCTACCTGGTGCTGATCCTCTCCCAGGTCCTGGTCGTCATGGGCATTGCGATTCTCTACCGTCGCACCCTGGCCCGCGACGCCTCCGGCTGGCCTTCGCTCTCCCCTCGTGGCCTCTCACCGCTGGCCATCGTCTTGACGGTGCTCGCCGCCGTGACTCTTGGCTTTTTCTCCAACGCTCTGGGCGCCCTGATCGTCGAGGTGTTCCCCGGCATGCGTGAACTCGCCGAAAGCTACCAGGAATCCGTCAAAGACCTCCTGCTCACAGATGACCTCCTCTCCCAGATCCTCGGCGCGATCTCCGTCGCGCTCATCGCCCCCATCTGCGAAGAGTACCTCTTTCGCGGCACCATCCTCCCGGAACTCGCCCGCACCCGCCGGGCCCGAAACGCCATCATCCTCAACGGCCTTCTCTTCGGTGCCATGCACGCAAACCCCATGGCCTTTGTGCCCCTGTCCATCGTAGGCATCTTTTTAGCCCACCTGACCCTGAGCAGCGGCGGCCTCTTCCTTGCCATCCTCGCGCATGCCGCACTCAACACCGCCAACGGCGTCGTCCTCCCCCGCGTAGCCGAGGTCATCGAAGCAGCCCCCGAAGACGCCGACATCTGGAGCACCCTCAAAGCACTGGCGATTCTCACCCCCATCGCCACCTTCTTCTGGTGGACGCTCTCCAGAGAACTGCGTCGACTCAAAAACTCGCCACCGTCACAATCCCACTAG
- the bcp gene encoding thioredoxin-dependent thiol peroxidase → MAKNPKLSVGDNAPDFTLPSDTEGEVSLSALQGQKFVLYFYPKDMTPGCTKQACDFRDNLDAFAQKGYAVYGVSPDPVERHAKFREKHDLNFPLLADTDHQVAEAFGVWREKTNYGRTYEGLVRSTFFVDADGKIEAIHDNVRATGHVGRLIRDL, encoded by the coding sequence ATGGCCAAAAACCCCAAACTCTCCGTAGGCGACAACGCCCCCGACTTCACGCTCCCCTCCGATACCGAAGGTGAGGTGAGCCTCTCGGCTCTCCAGGGCCAGAAGTTCGTCCTGTACTTCTACCCCAAAGATATGACCCCGGGTTGCACCAAGCAGGCCTGCGACTTCCGCGATAACCTGGATGCCTTCGCCCAGAAGGGCTACGCCGTCTACGGCGTCTCGCCAGACCCGGTCGAGCGCCACGCGAAGTTTCGCGAGAAGCACGACCTGAACTTCCCGCTGCTCGCCGACACCGATCACCAGGTGGCCGAGGCCTTCGGCGTCTGGCGCGAGAAGACCAACTACGGGCGCACCTACGAGGGACTGGTGCGCTCAACCTTCTTTGTCGATGCCGATGGTAAGATTGAGGCTATTCACGACAACGTGCGCGCGACCGGTCACGTCGGCCGACTGATTCGTGACCTCTAA
- the egtB gene encoding ergothioneine biosynthesis protein EgtB, whose translation MRGETTRRPATDRTPPIDALVDRYHLVRQTTEELCAPISVEAQLVQSMPEASPTKWHRAHTSWFFETFILTPHLPDYRPFDERFSLLFNSYYKGVGPYVPRQQRGTLAHPSCETISTYRRHIDAALTTLVERHPQRAAQAAALIEIGLEHERQHQELILTDIKHALGTHPLQPTYLPQSPPTSREHLTPLRWLNYSGGVYRIGHGDHSDAFAFDNESPRHSVFLEPFSLADRLTTNGEFLKFMEDGGYQSPHWWPVLGWDTREREGWQAPLYWQAHPDGWRTYTLGGPRPLNLHEPVSHLSYFEAAAYAQWAGARLPTEAEWEVAAAALPIKGNLLDSGLYHPQPASNHASASMSQLFGDLWEWTSSPYTPYPGFEPWEGILGEYNAKFMCNQFVLRGGSCCTAADHLRHTYRNFFPPEARWQYSGLRLAR comes from the coding sequence ATGCGTGGGGAAACCACCCGTCGCCCGGCCACCGATCGTACACCACCGATCGATGCGCTGGTCGATCGATACCATCTTGTACGCCAGACCACCGAAGAGCTCTGCGCGCCGATCTCTGTCGAGGCTCAACTCGTTCAGTCCATGCCCGAGGCAAGCCCCACGAAATGGCACCGCGCTCACACATCCTGGTTCTTTGAAACCTTTATCCTGACCCCGCACCTGCCCGATTATCGCCCCTTCGACGAGCGATTCTCCCTCCTGTTTAACTCCTACTACAAAGGCGTCGGTCCCTACGTTCCACGCCAGCAACGTGGCACCCTCGCTCATCCCAGCTGCGAAACCATCTCGACCTACCGGCGCCACATCGACGCGGCACTCACCACCCTTGTCGAACGCCATCCCCAACGCGCCGCGCAGGCCGCGGCACTCATTGAAATCGGTCTGGAACACGAACGCCAACATCAAGAACTCATCCTCACCGACATCAAACATGCGCTGGGCACCCACCCCCTTCAACCGACCTATCTCCCGCAATCCCCGCCGACGTCCCGGGAGCATCTCACGCCCCTGCGCTGGCTCAACTACAGCGGCGGTGTCTATCGCATCGGCCACGGTGACCACTCCGACGCTTTCGCCTTTGATAACGAGAGCCCCCGCCACAGCGTCTTTCTGGAACCCTTCTCTCTGGCTGACCGCCTGACCACCAACGGAGAGTTCCTCAAGTTCATGGAGGACGGCGGCTACCAATCCCCTCACTGGTGGCCCGTACTGGGGTGGGACACCCGGGAACGCGAAGGTTGGCAAGCCCCGCTCTACTGGCAAGCTCATCCCGACGGCTGGCGTACCTATACCCTGGGCGGCCCGCGCCCGCTCAACCTTCATGAACCCGTGTCTCACCTGAGCTACTTCGAAGCCGCCGCCTACGCTCAGTGGGCCGGAGCTCGCCTGCCCACCGAGGCCGAGTGGGAGGTCGCCGCCGCGGCGCTCCCCATAAAAGGCAATCTGCTCGACAGCGGCCTCTATCATCCCCAACCGGCGTCAAATCACGCCTCCGCATCCATGTCCCAGCTCTTCGGCGACCTCTGGGAGTGGACCTCCAGCCCATACACCCCTTACCCGGGCTTCGAACCCTGGGAGGGCATCCTGGGCGAATACAACGCCAAATTCATGTGCAACCAGTTCGTACTTCGCGGGGGCTCCTGCTGCACCGCCGCCGATCACCTGCGTCACACCTACCGCAACTTCTTTCCCCCCGAGGCACGCTGGCAATATTCCGGCCTGCGTCTGGCACGCTGA
- the egtD gene encoding L-histidine N(alpha)-methyltransferase, which translates to MTLDTTPIPEPNGQFLADVIDGLNRPHKQLPCKYLYDDRGSQLFNAICELPEYYPTRVELALTERFAPEIAQRVGERANLIELGSGSGLKTRTLLTHLEDPSAYIPVDISPHELKRCVRAISERFPELHVEPVVADYTSDWSLPRLPRSARSLFYFPGSTIGNFEPRAAQTFLTQQAALAGEQGALLIGVDLKKDRAILEAAYNDRAGVTAEFNLNILRRINRELGADFALHNFRHQAVYNDRAGRIEMHLISEREQHISLAHHTIALKPGESIVTEHSYKYAINEFADLAENSNWRTRAFWADPQGLFSLWYLETSELH; encoded by the coding sequence ATGACCCTGGACACGACCCCTATTCCCGAGCCCAATGGGCAGTTTCTTGCCGATGTCATCGACGGGTTAAATCGCCCGCACAAGCAGCTCCCCTGCAAATACCTCTACGATGACCGCGGATCTCAACTCTTCAACGCCATCTGCGAACTCCCCGAATACTATCCAACCCGCGTCGAACTCGCCCTCACCGAGCGCTTTGCCCCCGAGATCGCCCAGCGCGTGGGAGAAAGGGCCAACCTTATTGAGCTAGGCTCCGGTAGCGGCCTCAAAACCCGCACCCTGCTCACTCACCTTGAAGACCCATCGGCCTACATCCCGGTCGACATCTCGCCACACGAACTCAAGCGCTGTGTGCGCGCAATCTCCGAGAGATTCCCCGAGCTTCACGTCGAGCCCGTCGTCGCCGACTACACCTCCGACTGGTCTCTTCCCAGGCTCCCGCGTAGCGCTCGCTCCCTCTTCTATTTTCCCGGCTCCACCATCGGAAACTTCGAGCCGCGCGCCGCACAGACCTTCCTCACCCAACAGGCAGCGCTGGCCGGCGAGCAAGGCGCCCTCCTCATCGGAGTCGATCTCAAAAAAGATCGCGCCATCCTGGAAGCCGCCTACAACGACCGTGCTGGCGTCACCGCAGAGTTCAACCTCAATATATTGCGTCGTATCAACCGCGAGCTCGGCGCAGACTTCGCCCTCCATAACTTCCGCCACCAGGCCGTCTACAATGACCGTGCCGGCCGCATCGAGATGCACCTCATCAGCGAACGTGAGCAACACATCTCACTCGCGCACCACACCATCGCACTGAAGCCCGGCGAATCCATTGTGACGGAGCACTCCTACAAATACGCCATCAACGAATTTGCCGATCTCGCGGAAAACTCAAACTGGCGTACTCGCGCATTCTGGGCCGACCCTCAGGGGCTCTTCAGTCTCTGGTATCTTGAGACCAGCGAACTCCACTGA
- a CDS encoding FHA domain-containing protein: MASSKSAPDAPGTSQHAILDLDALRGWREHRDPALNQPHELPALAYLHQLDSREVIQRTYPVHGLSILVGRFHSQHTPVDLLLDGLQDHQTYRLGSPHAQLERSPSGTWTLQALSTQAPTQLNQSRLAPLDTPQELQRSDVITFGVTSFRFEPLNLSLDAHQHSLQTLLSRCPHPALFLARAGAPCGPFIALDPKHPLTLGRSYPPPGTLPRSEQWPAIPEPFWDLSGLPDVERKFIAFQHARFSLIRERWHIEPLSTRQRTYVNRIPIHAPAALESGDEIGLGSALLHLQLPDQPSWPRRSITPPSPLDWSEGRPPSEEF; encoded by the coding sequence ATGGCCTCTTCGAAGTCGGCGCCCGATGCTCCCGGGACTTCGCAACACGCGATCCTTGACCTCGACGCCCTCCGTGGATGGCGCGAGCACCGAGATCCCGCGCTAAATCAACCTCATGAACTCCCGGCACTGGCCTACCTGCATCAACTTGACTCCCGGGAAGTCATCCAACGAACCTACCCTGTCCATGGTCTCAGCATCCTGGTCGGCCGCTTCCACTCTCAACATACCCCGGTAGACCTCCTCCTGGACGGTCTCCAGGATCATCAGACGTACCGCCTCGGCTCACCGCACGCCCAACTGGAACGCTCCCCCTCCGGCACCTGGACCCTGCAGGCCCTGAGCACCCAGGCCCCGACGCAACTCAATCAAAGCCGTCTCGCCCCCCTCGATACGCCTCAAGAGTTGCAGCGCAGCGACGTCATCACCTTCGGGGTCACCTCCTTTCGCTTTGAACCCTTGAACCTCTCGCTCGACGCACACCAACACTCCCTGCAGACGCTCCTATCCAGATGCCCGCACCCCGCGCTCTTCCTCGCTCGCGCGGGCGCTCCCTGCGGCCCATTCATCGCTCTCGATCCCAAACACCCACTCACCCTGGGGCGCTCCTATCCCCCACCCGGCACCCTCCCCCGCTCCGAGCAGTGGCCTGCTATCCCCGAGCCCTTCTGGGACCTGAGCGGGCTGCCCGACGTCGAACGAAAATTCATCGCCTTTCAACATGCCCGCTTCTCACTCATTCGCGAGCGCTGGCACATCGAACCTCTCTCCACGCGCCAGCGCACCTACGTCAACCGCATCCCCATCCATGCCCCAGCCGCACTGGAGTCCGGCGACGAAATCGGCCTGGGCTCGGCCCTTCTACATCTACAACTCCCCGATCAGCCCTCCTGGCCTCGACGTAGCATCACCCCGCCGAGCCCCCTGGACTGGAGCGAGGGCAGACCTCCCAGCGAAGAGTTCTAA